GTCGGGAATGGCGCCCGAAAACACCTTCACGCCGCCTACGCTGTTGATGAAGTTTTCGTAGTTGCGGCGCACCATCAGGTCCGAGGCCTGCTTCTTTTCGTCGACGGGGCTGAAGCGGCGGCGCAGCACGTGGCCCTCCACGGCTACCAGGTTTTTGCCGTCGTAGAAGTAGGAGCGGTCGAATTCGTAGTCTACGCTGTCGCTGTCGTAAGGCACCTGGTAGCCCTTCATGGCGCCCACGTACGGAAACTTGCCCAGGTTGGCCGATGAAACGGGTACGCTGCTCATGTCGAAGGTAGCAGCGGCCTGGGGCGTGGTGGCCGCCGGCGCCGCGGTGGCCGGGGTTTCGGTAGCCGGAGCCGCAGCAGCGGCAGCCGTTTCGGGAGTGGTGGTTTCGGCAGCCGCCTCTTTGGCTTCTTTCGAGCCGCAAGAGGCCGCTAGCGTCAGTAGGGTAAAGCTGGCAGCTAAACGCAGGGTTTGTTTCATAAAAGGATGAACGGTAGGATAGAATGATTGCGGTTGAGCTGCAAAGCAATAAATATTTTGATACTTCTATGTAAATGTGCCGGAACTGCGCCGCCGGAGTGCCCTGCATCGGGTGGTTTTTTATCCGACCTTTGCGGGGCGCCCGCCTCGTACGCCGGCGCTGCACACTGCTAAGTTGCTCATGGATTTTATTGAACTGCGCGTAACGGCCCCGGCCGACCTCACCGATATCCTCGTTGCCGAGCTGGGCGAAGTAGGCTTCGACACCTTCGAAGACAACGACGAAGGCTTTTGCGCCTACACCACCGAAGATGGCTTCAACCAGGAAGCCGTGTCGGAGGTGCTGGCCAAGTACGCCGCCTGGCCCAGCGGCCACCCCACCGCCGACAGCCGCGTGATTACGCGCCAGAACTGGAACACCGAGTGGGAAAAGAACTTTGAGCCGCTGGTAATTGGCGAGCAGGTATCGGTGCGGGCGCCCTTCCACCCGGAGCGGCCCGATTTGCCCTACGACATCGTGATTATGCCGCGCATGTCGTTTGGTACCGGCCACCACAACACCACGGCCCTGATGATTGAAAACCAGCTGACCGTGGACCACCAGGGCAAGCGCGTGCTCGATATGGGCTGCGGCACCGGCATCCTGGCCATTATGGCGGTGCACCTGGGCGCCAACTACGTGCTGGCCGTGGACGTGGAGCCCTGGACGGCTGAAAACGCCGCCGACAACGCCCAGGAGAACCACGTGCAGGACAAAGTCGAGGCTAGCCTAGGTGATATTTCGGCGCTGGAAGGCGAGGAGCCGTTCGACATCATCCTGGCCAACATCAACCGCAACGTGCTGCTCGAGGATATGGGCGCTTACTACCGCTACCTGCGGCCCGGCGGCCCCATTTTGTTTTCGGGCTTCTACGAAGAAGATATGCACCTCATCCGCGAGGCCGCCGAAAAGGAAGGCTTCCGCTACCAGTCGATGCGCACCCGCAACGACTGGGTTTCGGCCATCTTCACGAAGCCCGAGTAAGCCCGTTGCTCTTATTTCAGCAAGCGCCCGCAGCCCTGCCCAAGCTGCGGGCGCTTGGCTTTTGTACTACTCCGATACGCTTGGTAACGGGCAGGAAATGCAATAGTTGAGTTAAATAGTTTATAATTAATATTTGTTTAAGTACATTTTTTGTCCGTCTTTTGTGCCGCTAGCTAGTGACGTATCCGGGGCAAAGCTGATCATTAGGCGGGGCTTTGCGTGGCGCCCAACCGGGGCTCCCGTGGCTGACGATAGAAACGCTTTATCTACAGCACGTATGCAATGAAACAAGTACGACTTTTATTACTCGCCTTTTTGTATCTGCTGGTAGCCTTACCGGCGCTGGCTCAAGTAGAATGGGAGTGGGCCAAAACCCAGCCCTTTAAAGTAAATGCCGTAGCCACCGATGCCGTGGGCCGCGTGTACGTTACCGGCAGCTTCAGCGGCAGCATCACGCTGGGCGAGCAGCAGCTCACGGCCCAAAGCACCGGCACCGATTTGCTGGTGGCCCGCTTCAGCCCCGAGGGCAAGGTGGACTGGGCCAACTCCCTAGGTGCTGCGCCTTTTATTAACGGCGCCAGCAGCGCGGCCAGCGGTACCGACATCAGCGTGAACCTACAAACGGGCGAAGCCTACGTGGTGGGCAGCTACAGTGGCAACCTGATTGGGGTACCAGGCGCCGAGCCCGGCGACCCGGGCATCACCCGCGTGGTGGTGCTCAAACTTGCCGACAGCGGCCGCATTCAGTGGGTAGTGCGGGCGGGCAGCTTTAGCCCGGCCACCTTAGGCAACGCCATTGCCACCGATTTGCTGGGCAACGCCTACGTAACGGGCAGCACCAACGGCGGCTTCAACCTGAGCAACGGCAGCACCTTCGGCACCGGTAGCCGCAGCCTGTTTGTGTTGTCGCTGAACCCGGCTGGCCAAACCCGCTGGATCGTGGGCGCGCAAAGTACCCTAGGTGCCCGGGGCGATGATTTGGCCACCAACGCGCAAGGCAACGTGTACTTGGTGGGCCGACACTTTGGCCCGGCCAGATTCGGAGGATTTGATCTGCCGAGCGAGTTCAGTACTTTTCTGGCCAGGCTTAACCCGGCCACCGGCGTGCCCCTGTGGGTCCGGACGGGCAGGGTTGGCGAACGAAGCTCGCTGGCTGCTGATGCCCAGGGCAACCTTTACATCGGTGGCTACGCGAATGGCAACATCAACTTCGGCGGCGCTAACCTGACCTTGGGCGCGGAGCCTGAGGGTTACGTGATTGAAGTGAGCCAAAACGGCAACACTAGCTGGCTGCGCTCGGTGGGCCCTGTAGCCCCGCTCCTGCCGGTGGAGGTAGCCGCGCCGCCCGCGCCCAGCGGTGCCGTGCGGGTGGTAGTAGGGCTTACGCGGCCCTCCAACGCGGCCACGGTGCTGGCCCTGCGCTCCAATGGTACCATCATTTGGCAGGAGCAAGCCAGCGGCGGCCAGAGCAACATCCGCGACGTGGCCGTGGCCCCCGGGCTGCGCATTTACCTGGGCGGCACGCTCGCGGGGCAGGTGCAGTTCGGCGACAACGCGCTCAGCAGCAACCGCGCCACCGATTACCTGGCTGCCCTGGCGCCGCGGGCCAACCCCTTGCGCTTCAACTGGGGCGAGCTGAGCGTGTTCCCGAACCCGGCTGCGGTGCAGCTCTCGGTGGAAGTGCCGCCCCTGCCGGCCGTGCACATCCAGCTGCTCAACCTCAATGGCCGCGTGGTGCGCGAGGTGCGCCTGCCTGCCAGCCGCCAGTCTCAAACCGCCACGTTTGATGTGCGCGAGCTGCCCGGCGGCTTGTACTCGCTGCGCCTCACCGCGGGCGGCGAAACCTACAGCCGCCTGGTGCAAATTCGCTGATCTGGTATTCCGCTTTCTTGCCACGCCCGGCCGGCAGCGCTCAGCTGCCGGCCGGGCGTGTGCTTTTGGCCTAGGTGCCATGGCGTTGCCCGGCCCGCAGGGGCGGCAAAATACCTGGGGCGGGTCGCTAATAAAATGCCTTCGCAAACGTTGTGGTTCTTTGAATATTCCACATTCATTACTTGGATGCATTCAATGTAAAATGTGGATTTTCAATTGGTTGACTACTCTGTTCCAATGAATGCGCCAAATTTTACCGAAATTGTAGGCGACTCATTTTGCCTTGAGGGCATTTGTATGAAGCACTTCGCCACATGGGGGCTTTGCGCGTTGATGGCGT
The sequence above is drawn from the Hymenobacter sp. YIM 151858-1 genome and encodes:
- a CDS encoding SBBP repeat-containing protein — protein: MKQVRLLLLAFLYLLVALPALAQVEWEWAKTQPFKVNAVATDAVGRVYVTGSFSGSITLGEQQLTAQSTGTDLLVARFSPEGKVDWANSLGAAPFINGASSAASGTDISVNLQTGEAYVVGSYSGNLIGVPGAEPGDPGITRVVVLKLADSGRIQWVVRAGSFSPATLGNAIATDLLGNAYVTGSTNGGFNLSNGSTFGTGSRSLFVLSLNPAGQTRWIVGAQSTLGARGDDLATNAQGNVYLVGRHFGPARFGGFDLPSEFSTFLARLNPATGVPLWVRTGRVGERSSLAADAQGNLYIGGYANGNINFGGANLTLGAEPEGYVIEVSQNGNTSWLRSVGPVAPLLPVEVAAPPAPSGAVRVVVGLTRPSNAATVLALRSNGTIIWQEQASGGQSNIRDVAVAPGLRIYLGGTLAGQVQFGDNALSSNRATDYLAALAPRANPLRFNWGELSVFPNPAAVQLSVEVPPLPAVHIQLLNLNGRVVREVRLPASRQSQTATFDVRELPGGLYSLRLTAGGETYSRLVQIR
- the prmA gene encoding 50S ribosomal protein L11 methyltransferase, which codes for MDFIELRVTAPADLTDILVAELGEVGFDTFEDNDEGFCAYTTEDGFNQEAVSEVLAKYAAWPSGHPTADSRVITRQNWNTEWEKNFEPLVIGEQVSVRAPFHPERPDLPYDIVIMPRMSFGTGHHNTTALMIENQLTVDHQGKRVLDMGCGTGILAIMAVHLGANYVLAVDVEPWTAENAADNAQENHVQDKVEASLGDISALEGEEPFDIILANINRNVLLEDMGAYYRYLRPGGPILFSGFYEEDMHLIREAAEKEGFRYQSMRTRNDWVSAIFTKPE